DNA from Cupriavidus necator N-1:
GCCCGCCTTGACGAGCTTGAGCTGCTGCATATTGTTCAGCAATCCCACGTAGAGGTCGTTGTTGACTTGCACGTCGCGCATCAGCCGCAGGGTGTCCTGCTCCACATTGGGGAAGGCTCTCATGCGGGAAGCCATAGCGGCGACCTTCGAGCTTAATGCTGCAATCTGCTGGTCAAGGGCCTGCACGCCCGGGTGGGAGGCAGCAAAACGTGTCGATAGTTCGGTGCGCTTTTGCTTCAACTCGAGCAGCCTCGTTTCGGCCATCACGTTTTCCTGGAGGAACACCTTACCTTCCTCGCTCAGGTTGAAGGTATTGCGCTTGTTGCGCATCTCGTTGTACTTCACCTCGGCCCGTTCCAGCTCGCCCTTGAGTTGTGGCAGGAGATCCCCCAGGAAGCCGAGCGACTTCTCAGCCTCGGCGGCTTTACGCTTGATGTTCTGAGCGACGTACTCTTCACCAATCTCGTTCAGAATGCTCGCCGTAACCTTTGGGTCGGTGCCATCTAGCGAAGCACCGATGATGCCGCTCTGCTTTCCCTTCTCAACGATCTTGAGTTGATCCTGGAGGTCTTCGACTGTCTGCAGGTGCGAGTTCCGCACCAGGTTGAACGTGATGCCCGCCTTTGCCTTCATGTCCTTTACCAGGAGCGTGAAGTCGCCCACGCTCTGTCGCGCAGTCAGTGGCTGGCCTACACGCCCTTCAAGGGGCGCGTCCAGGCTGGAATGCTCCACTTGGTAGCGGCCCTCCCCCAGCGCAGTCAGCTTGAATGTTTCGCCCTCAATGGATTCCGGGACATCAAACTGCTCGACAATGATCGATTCCTTGGCCCAAGCGAAGCCACCGAACCCGAATAGTCCTGGCTCGGATAGACCCTTGGCGCGGCTAGCGATCTTGGCACCAACGAAAGGAAAATAATTGGGCTTCGCCGAAATGTAGAGCCGCAGATTGTCGACCGCCTTGCTGACTACCATGCGGGAGCGGAGGATCTCGATCTCAGCCGTGGCCTGGGCCTTGACATCGAACAGACTGGAGACGTCACCCAGCAGGCTGTTGGCGCTATTCGGATTGTCCTCCACCTGCACCAGGATATCGGCCCGATAAACTGGCCGAGCCAGAAACGCATACGCCACCCCCAACGCCAGCACCACACCCGCAATGGATGCAATCAGCCAACGGCTGGCAAGCAGCACATCAAGGTACCGGACGAGGTCGAGCTCGTCCTCCGGAGGCGCAGCCACAACAACTGGAGGGGGAGTTTGGTTCATCTGCATTGGTGAATCAGTTATCGAAGCGCCTGGATGCGCGGCACCCAGGCTTCCACGCCGCGTTGGATCAACCGCAGCACGTTTTCGAAGGCGGGACGTGCTTCACGATAGGGATCTGGCACGTCGAACCTGGCAAGCTCACCGATGCGGAAGACCCGACCGGTGGTGGCCGGGTGCAAGTGCTGGATGTCTTGCCGCTGGGCGTTGTCCATCACGAGAATGAGGTCCGCACGCGTCGTCATGGCGCGGCTCAGTTGCTGGGCCCGATGACCGGTGATATCCAGGCCAATCTCGTGCATGACTGCGATGGCGTGCGCATCGGCCGGCTTGCCCGTGAGCGCACCGAGGCCAGCGGAGATGATGTTGGCATCCGGCAATGCCTCCTTGAGGAGCCCCTGCGCCATAGGACTCCTGCAAATATTGCCGATGCAGACCACGAGTACGGTCTTGATCATTTGACCGCGTTCGCCGTGGACGTGAAGAAATTCCCACTCGGCAGCAGTTGGTTGATCACACGGCTCCAGCGGACCACACCTGCGGCATCCACGTAGACAACGTCCCTCGGCTTCAACTCGAACGACTCGGCCAGGGCAAAAGAGACAGGGGACTTGCCGTCGAGGTGGAACACCTCCGCTTCGCCATCGCTGCTCTTGCGGATAACGTAGAGTTCCTTGGCGTTGGCAGAGAGGGGGTTGACGCCGCCGGCTTCACCAATGGCCTCGCTGAGCGTCAGGCGGCCGTTGCGCGGCAGAACGGCAACAGGACGCACGACTTCGCCGGTCACGAATACCTTGCTGTCCTCGCGTTGTTCCACGCGAACGATGTCGCCGTTGCGCAGCAGGATTTGGGCGGGGTCGATGCCTCGCTGCAGAAGCGCAGGCAGATTGACGACGTAGGTCTTGCCCTCGCGCGAAACGCGGATGCGGCTGTTGTCGCCCGTCAGGACGTTGATACCCCCGGCGCGGTTGAGCGCTTCGACCAGGGTCATTGGTACGTCGTCGACGTTCTGGGGGCCAGGCGTCTTGACTTCGCCGTCCATGTAGACGCGCTTGCTGCGGAAGGCGAGCACGCGTACCGTGACCTGCGGCATGTTGACGACAGGTTTGAGCTGGGTGCTCAACTGTCCGCGGATTTCGTCCGGCGTGCGGCCGAGAACCTTGAGCACACCGGCATAAGGAAACTGGATGGTGCCTGCGGGACTCACGACGTAGCCCGGCACGTTGGCCGCGCCGCTGTAGTTCGGGATCTCGTATGCAGTACCAATCGAGTACGTTTGGGTGGGGAACACCAGTTCCGGGTGGTCCCACACAACGATCGAGAGAATGTCGCCCACGCCCACGGTATAGGGCCTCGGGTCTGCGAACAGCTCCTCCACCCCAGCGTTCGCTGGCTGTGTGGAGGCGTTCAGCGTGCGCACCAGCGCCGGCGTGATCCGGGTGATTTTGGGCACCGATTCCGGGTCCTCCGGATCGAGCGGTCGCTGCGGGTCGAAGCGCATCCCTGGTGCGAGTGCACAGGATGCCAGCAACGGAACGATCCCCAGGTACATTACCGCCCTGCCAAACGTCAGCCTGCTTGAAAGCTTTAGCACGTCTCGATTATTCCCTTGTTACAAGAAGGCCCGCATTGTCCGCCGTCTCCTGAGCGGGCTGTGTTGCGGGGATTCCGCTTGTCCGACATGGCACACGCTGGTGCCTTTCCGCTTGTTTGCGCTGCCTGCGGATTTGAACCTGGCGGTGTTGGCTTCGTGTTGCTCGGCGCGGTGGCGCGCTCTTTTTGCACTGCGTCATTACGCGAATGACCGGCGAAGTGTATGGCTCCAGCGGCTACATCTTCAAGGCACAAACGGCGTTTTTAGCGAGTTATCTATCCCCACGTAAGAGTGGACCCGCAAAAAGGAGGGATGTGCGCGAAGCGATATCGAGCCAGAATACGTGCCTCGTCGAGCGTGGGAAATTCCGTCATGCCGCTGCGCGTTTCGTCCCGGGCCAGCCAGCTTGCTGCTGTTCTTTCGGCCGTGTTACTGGCCTGCAAGATCGTCTGATCCGGCGCATCTTCCCCACCGGATTTCCGGACGCCTCTATACACCCTTCTTCCCGCAATTTGCCAAAGCACAAAAAAAGAAGGGTGTAGGCACAGGGAGTCCTACACCCTAACGGGTCAGGCAAGGGGTCAGGCTTGCCGGGGTTGATTATTGATGGGGGTCGGACCGGGTCTTACCCTGCTTTAGTGGGCCCCACGCTTAGGTGGGGAAAGTCATGAATTGGAGCATTGACGGTTGAAGATGGGGGAAGGAGACATTCAGAAAAGCGAAAGCGAACTCCGAAAGACTGTCGTCGCAACGTCTCTTGTCAGTGGACTGGAAACGTTTGACTTCACCGTGTTCGGATTCTTCGCGGCGATGATCGGAGACCAGTTCTTCCCGGCGGAAGATCCTCTGACTTCGTTGCTGTTGGCAGTGGGCACGTTTGGCGTTGGCTTTCTCATCCGGCCGCTTGGCGCGATGATGATCGGTGCCTACGCCGACCGTGTCGGGCGCCGCGCGGCGATGACGAGAACCATCGGCCTGATGACCGTCGGGACGGCGGCCATCGCCCTCTGCCCGCCGTTTGCAATGATCGGTGCGGCTGCGCCGCTCATCGTCATCACCGGTCGGGCGCTGCAAGGTTTCGCCGTCGGCGGCGAAATCGGCGTTGCCTCGGCATACGTGATGGAATCCGGACCGGTGTCGAGTCGTGGCCGCGTGGTCAGCTGGCAGTCCGTGAGCCAGGGCGCCGCTGCGTTGCTGGGAGCATCCCTGGGCGCCCCTCTCACGAAGGTGATGTCGCCGGAGGATCTGGCTTCCTGGGGCTGGCGTGTTCCATTCCTGTT
Protein-coding regions in this window:
- a CDS encoding polysaccharide biosynthesis tyrosine autokinase; this translates as MQMNQTPPPVVVAAPPEDELDLVRYLDVLLASRWLIASIAGVVLALGVAYAFLARPVYRADILVQVEDNPNSANSLLGDVSSLFDVKAQATAEIEILRSRMVVSKAVDNLRLYISAKPNYFPFVGAKIASRAKGLSEPGLFGFGGFAWAKESIIVEQFDVPESIEGETFKLTALGEGRYQVEHSSLDAPLEGRVGQPLTARQSVGDFTLLVKDMKAKAGITFNLVRNSHLQTVEDLQDQLKIVEKGKQSGIIGASLDGTDPKVTASILNEIGEEYVAQNIKRKAAEAEKSLGFLGDLLPQLKGELERAEVKYNEMRNKRNTFNLSEEGKVFLQENVMAETRLLELKQKRTELSTRFAASHPGVQALDQQIAALSSKVAAMASRMRAFPNVEQDTLRLMRDVQVNNDLYVGLLNNMQQLKLVKAGKVGNVRLLDNAPVPEERVKPKKGLVIALAAILGVLIGVVVAFVRNALFGGITDSQDIEQHTGLSVYATVPLSTTQAFLTEEIRQRKRGNFVLAERNPNEPAIESLRSLRTALQFAMLDADNKRVLLTGPTPGVGKSFISANLAAVMASGGMRVLLIDADMRKGHLNQYFGKPRNNGLADVLIGNASVDQAVHREVLENLDFLSTGSLPPNPAELLLNARMVKLLNELEHQYDLVLIDTPPVLAVSDTAILAARCGTVLLVTRFEKTTIGEVTESAKQLRQANADVNGVAFNGLDPNAYRYGYGSKYGRYRYAYYGYAADTATKPLTVEGK
- a CDS encoding polysaccharide biosynthesis/export family protein; the encoded protein is MLKLSSRLTFGRAVMYLGIVPLLASCALAPGMRFDPQRPLDPEDPESVPKITRITPALVRTLNASTQPANAGVEELFADPRPYTVGVGDILSIVVWDHPELVFPTQTYSIGTAYEIPNYSGAANVPGYVVSPAGTIQFPYAGVLKVLGRTPDEIRGQLSTQLKPVVNMPQVTVRVLAFRSKRVYMDGEVKTPGPQNVDDVPMTLVEALNRAGGINVLTGDNSRIRVSREGKTYVVNLPALLQRGIDPAQILLRNGDIVRVEQREDSKVFVTGEVVRPVAVLPRNGRLTLSEAIGEAGGVNPLSANAKELYVIRKSSDGEAEVFHLDGKSPVSFALAESFELKPRDVVYVDAAGVVRWSRVINQLLPSGNFFTSTANAVK
- a CDS encoding low molecular weight protein-tyrosine-phosphatase, which codes for MIKTVLVVCIGNICRSPMAQGLLKEALPDANIISAGLGALTGKPADAHAIAVMHEIGLDITGHRAQQLSRAMTTRADLILVMDNAQRQDIQHLHPATTGRVFRIGELARFDVPDPYREARPAFENVLRLIQRGVEAWVPRIQALR